The proteins below come from a single Juglans regia cultivar Chandler chromosome 12, Walnut 2.0, whole genome shotgun sequence genomic window:
- the LOC118344008 gene encoding uncharacterized protein LOC118344008, with the protein MAPGTRNHPTREGSSGSNQNDNPDHLVAAATQFFQSMVSGQLMAPRAPQAGCTLEQFSRQHPPTFDGRLNSMDAESWIDRMEQIFEVLYCTDDQKVKYAAYHLTDMANKWWKSTRALVQLELGEAVPITWEHFKKIFLDHFFPQTLQESRARQFMDLTQGSMTVAQYATTFMELSRFAIYLIPDEEKKAEKFERGLDRRIREPVRTLSIRSFTELVTRATIAEEDLQENIEYNNQRKRQQQQQPQAVSHKDKRPHIMNHQGQPPAGQTYPTCATCGKRHLGRCMFGQNVCFKCGKPNHLARDCPVKKPGESGRNGGQKTHATARVYALTPIDAEASNDVVTGTLSLFSRHASILFDSGATHSFISNHYARLAEKIPEPLEPSMSVATPSGDHIICDSVLIGCPIEI; encoded by the exons ATGGCCCCCGGTACTAGAAATCACCCAACCCGAGAGGGATCTTCTGGTTCTAACCAGAATGATAACCCGGACCATCTGGTCGCAGCTGCTACCCAATTCTTTCAATCTATGGTTAGCGGCCAACTTATGGCGCCTAGAGCTCCACAAGCCGGTTGTACTTTGGAGCAATTTTCTCGTCAGCATCCTCCTACGTTCGATGGCAGATTGAATTCCATGGATGCGGAAAGCTGGATTGATCGTATGGAGCAGATTTTTGAAGTGCTCTACTGCACGGATGATCAGAAGGTCAAATATGCCGCTTACCACTTGACTGATATGGCAAACAAGTGGTGGAAGTCAACCCGGGCTTTGGTTCAGCTGGAACTAGGGGAAGCAGTCCCCATTACTTGGGagcatttcaagaaaatctttttggaCCACTTCTTTCCGCAAACTCTTCAGGAGTCGAGAGCTCGCCAGTTTATGGATCTTACTCAAGGATCTATGACGGTAGCGCAATATGCTACAACGTTCATGGAGCTTTCTCGTTTTGCAATTTACTTAATTCcggatgaggaaaagaaggctgAAAAATTTGAGCGTGGACTGGATCGTAGGATTCGAGAACCTGTCCGTACTCTCAGTATTCGGAGTTTCACAGAGCTAGTCACCCGAGctaccattgctgaagaagacCTCCAAGAGAACATCGAGTACAACAATCAAAGGAAGCGCCAGCAACAGCAACAACCCCAAGCAGTGTCGCATAAGGACAAGAGGCCTCACATTATGAATCATCAAGGTCAACCACCAGCAGGGCAAACTTACCCCACGTGTGCAACATGTGGGAAACGACATTTGGGAAGGTGCATGTTTGGCCAGAACGTGTGTTTCAAGTGCGGGAAGCCAAACCATCTAGCTCGGGACTGCCCAGTTAAGAAACCTGGGGAATCGGGTAGGAACGGAGGACAGAAGACGCATGCTACAGCGAGAGTTTATGCCCTTACCCCTATTGATGCTGAAGCATCAAATGATGTAGTCACAG GCACATTATCGTTGTTTTCACGTCATGCCTCCATTTTATTCGACTCTGGCGCTactcattctttcatttctaATCATTATGCACGTTTGGCTGAGAAGATACCTGAACCACTAGAACCTAGTATGTCTGTTGCTACGCCCTCGGGAGATCATATTATTTGTGATTCTGTGCTAATTGGTTGTCCGATAGAGATTTAA